AAGAACATCCAGAAGCCGTAAACATGGGTTTATTTGATTATCCGGTTCTTATGGCCGCTGATATTTTACTTTATAAGGCCACTGTTGTGCCGGTCGGAGAAGATCAATTACAACACTTGGAACTATCGCGTGAAATCGCCCGCCGATTTAACAATGCTTTTGGTAAAACCTTCGACGAACCTAAGCCGCTTTTAACCAAAGCCGCCCGGCTAATGAGTTTAACCGACCCAACTAAAAAAATGAGCAAATCTATGGGCCCGGAAAGTTATATTGCCATTACCGACAGCCCGGAAGTAATTGAAAAAAAACTGGCCACAGCCGTGACTGATGAAGCCAGAAAAAAAAGAACCGACCCTGGCGCGCCGGAAAAATGCAATATTTATGCTTTACATAAATTTTTCTCTTCTAAAGATGAGATTGATTATATTGCAACTAATTGCCAAAAAGCCAGTATCGGCTGTTTGGATTGTAAAAAGCTTTTAGCCAAAAATATTATTAAAGAACTTGAACCGATACAAAAAAAGCGAGCCGAATTAATTAAAAATCTCAACCAAGTTAAAAAGATTTTAGCTGACGGCGCTATCCGAGCTAGAGCCATAGCTAGGAAAAATATCGAAGAGATAAAAAATAAAACCGGCTTATTCTATTAAACGCAATATATAATATAGCACTATTTATCGATGGCTATTTTATTTTCATCAACTAAAAAACGCATATTTTCTCGACCGAGAAAATATGCGCATAATTAAAATTTAAATAATTAAGTAACATTCTAATTATTTATAAAATTATCTTATGAAGTTATCGATAAACGAAAAAATTTTATGGACAATTTTTAAATACCTCGAAAAAGCTGATCAAGTCACCTCTTCTAAACAATTTCTAAGCATCGCTCGACCTAAAACTGCTTTTTACAACAAAGGGTATGTCGATTACCTATCGATAAAACATCTTACCCAAAAATCTTTACGTAAGAAAAATTTTAGCGCTCTTATCTATCGACTTAAAAGAAGTGGATTTATTAAAACTACTAAAATAAATAATGCCAAGGCTATTATCCTGACTCCGAAGGCTAAAGATAAAATCCTGCAAATCAATTTAAAACAAACCGACATGCAGTGCCGTAAAGATAAAAAATGGCAAATGGTTATCTTCGATATCCCCGAAGAATTTAGAAAAAACCGAGATCGTTTCCGATTATCTTTAAAAATAATGAGTTATCAAAAATTACAGCAAAGTATATGGATTTGTCCCTACGATGTCGCCGAAAAAACCCAACTATCTATTAAATATTTTTCTTTGGAGAATTATGTTAAGTTGCTGTTGGTTGAGGAAATAAAAATATAAAAATCAGTAAATATAGAAAAACGCATATTTTCTCGACCGAGAAAATATGCGTTTTTATTATTATTTATTATCTATTATTTATTATTAATTATGTATTATGTATTATTAATAACTATTACTCTCGACTGTTTATTCTTAACTAACTTTTTTAATTAACCTTAAATTGAGCTCTCCGCAAAACCAAGCCCCCTCACTCTGATAGAGTGAGGGGGTTGGTTGTTAGACTAAGTACTTTTATTGTACTTCTAACTGCGAATCGTTATTCGTACGCTACGATCAAAACGTTAAAGTGTGATTACCTGGACAATGTCTGGTTATCAGTCGGTAAACCGGTAACCAAGTAACCATTGGTCCAATCCATATAAGTTGACTGATAGGTCTCAGCATGGTTAATACCTTTGGCCTTATCAGACCATAAGAAATCAACCGTAGACTGAGTAGAACCATCGTCAAGTTGGGCTAACTCGGTGTCATGATCGCTCAAGCCACCGGTTAGAGGACTGGTATCATTGGAAACTGGCATGCTGGTTAAGACTGAATCGTATTGAGTGGAGTTGGAAACAACGGCCTTCAAGATAAAGCTCTTGGTAGAACCGGCGCCAACTTCTTTCTCGTTAGTTAATTCAATCTGCATGGTCTTAGCAGCGGTGATAGAAATAGCACCGGTGGTAGAGGTAGAAGTACCATTAGACCATGTACCAGCTAAAGCAGTAGACTGATCATCATAATCGTATAATTTCCAGGTGTTAAGAGTAAGAGCTCCACCAGTACCCGCATCATTGGGGGTAACGTAGAAGCTCAACTTCTTGACAGTTAACGCACCAGAGGTACTGGCAGCAACATTGAACTTATAGAGAGTCATCGTGCCATCAGCTAGAATAGTGTTCGAAAGAGCAGTTAAAGTAACGGTTGGTTTGGTGGCTCTTAAGTACATATTATTGCCATAAATATCGCTGGCATTGGTCGGAGCAGATAAGACGGTTTGTGAAGTACCCACAGCTTCGAAAACGTCGGCAGTGGTTCCATCAACACCAATCTTTAAGTTACGACCAGTAGCGTCAATAGTAGAAAGAATGGTAGATAATTTAGCCGAGATCGTTAAGACCTTGGTACCATCGGCCGGAATAGTCCAACCAACGTTGCTGAAGTTAGCATAACCAGAGGTTAACGAACTGGTTTGAGCAGTGCCGCCTTCTGGAGAGATGGTGACAGTGTCAATACTACCATCGTTAGTAGCGGTATTTAATTTAACTCTGAATTTATTAACCACAAATTGCTCGGTCGCAGCCGTGAATTTAATCTTGGCCAAGACAACATTGTCGTTACCGGCTAAGACGATACCAGCCACAGGAGTATTAGCATCCTGAGCAGTGGTTAAAGTACCAGTCGTAGAAACGGTAATGGCGATCTTGTTAGCAGCGGAAGCGGCAATAGCGTTAGCATCACTAGCAGCAGACATATCAATGACATTGCTGTCGCCGTCATAGGCGGTAATATTAGCGCCTAAGACAGAAGTCAAAGTATAAACAGCCGCAGATTGACTGCTAACGTCGAATTTGACGGTTAATTTTTTAGTAGCCGATTTAGTAATATTGACATTTAAATTGTCAAAAGTAACTAAACCGTAATCATGGGTTGATGCCGTATTACTAAGAGTCTTGGTAGATAGCAAAGTAGTGCCATCATACAAATAAATCGAAGTAATGTTAGCATTCGGTGTGGTCACTTCAGTAGCGCCATTGCCAGTCGTTGGTGTGGCGGCAGTGTTAACGTAAACTCTAGCTTGAAGCTGAGTTATTTTAACATCTGAAGCATTGCCAGCAGTCAAATTAACACCCAAAGCTTCAACTTTAGAAGCGCCCTTAACTACAGTTTGAGAAACTGGAGTAGAGGCAGCGCCAACAGTTAAGCTGGAAGCCTGGATGGTTTGATTGTCACCGGTAATGCTAGTAGGAATAACGTCGGCTAATTTGATATAATCGCCCGTATTCACATCGCGGAATTCATAATCAGTAGCCGCGGTGTGTTCAACGGCGAAAACGTCAGCGCGAATATATTCAGTCGGCAAGGTAGCACTAGTACCAACGTCAACAGTAACAGCTAGGTGTCTAGTAACACCAGCAGATAAGTTGAAAACGTCAGTTAAATCCCATCGATTAGTATCGGCATCAGCATTGGCGGTAACGCAGGAATCTGCGTTCACACAATTCGAGGTACTGATTGATTTAGACATAACAGTAGCGCCAGTGTCTAAATCTTTAATTCTTAAATCAGTAATGCCGTTGGTAATAATAAGATTAGTGCCATCGCTTCTTAACACAACTCTTAATTTTTTAACTTCAACATTTCTGCCAGAA
This window of the Patescibacteria group bacterium genome carries:
- the trpS gene encoding tryptophan--tRNA ligase translates to MSRLFSGIQPTGVIHIGNYLGAIKNWVALQEKYDSLFCVVNYHAMTVPYDAKKMPQMTLDLAIDLMACGIDPSASRRTILFVQSDVPETTELTWILNTVTPIGDLKRMTQFKDKSEEHPEAVNMGLFDYPVLMAADILLYKATVVPVGEDQLQHLELSREIARRFNNAFGKTFDEPKPLLTKAARLMSLTDPTKKMSKSMGPESYIAITDSPEVIEKKLATAVTDEARKKRTDPGAPEKCNIYALHKFFSSKDEIDYIATNCQKASIGCLDCKKLLAKNIIKELEPIQKKRAELIKNLNQVKKILADGAIRARAIARKNIEEIKNKTGLFY